One window of Pirellulales bacterium genomic DNA carries:
- a CDS encoding Nramp family divalent metal transporter gives MAGESTLARELPQTCLPSWGVAELPEPPALSWRHWTRFIGPGIVMMGIQIGGGEWLFGPEITARYGGGLMWIATIAIICQVFYNIECGRYALYCGEPVFTGFMRTRPGPMFWMGVVFLLNTSSFIPGLSTHAAAMLASLILDRPPSELDSTLVTGLAYVLLIVAVLPVLIGGKIYNTLQWVMTTKVVVVLGFCLLMGVLCVSSANWGKIFSGFLKFGTVPTIGADGEETTVNLFTHRYQEGVWPLVAMGNIAVLGAFAGYAGGGGLSNATYSNFVRDKGWGMGSTVGAIPSAVGGHSISLSHLGKVFAITPKNLERWRGWWRYILTDQALVWGPGCVMGMALPALLSLQFAPHSALAGQKLDWAQSLITADGIRHAPQFAAASAKALWIVTVLVGMLVMLPSQMSVVDDISRRWTDIFWSGSRRVRESMSGNQVRRIYYSILGLYVLWSLVCAYLFSTYGTPKLMTIVIANLNNLAIGVTALHLLWINTRLLPRELRPRWFQRLGVLACGVFYLGLALLVFVQKQLPELIRLFDSSQGAIVP, from the coding sequence ATGGCGGGCGAATCTACGCTAGCGCGCGAACTGCCGCAGACGTGCCTTCCCTCATGGGGAGTCGCAGAGCTGCCCGAGCCGCCGGCACTTTCCTGGCGCCATTGGACCCGATTCATCGGACCCGGCATCGTGATGATGGGCATTCAGATCGGCGGCGGCGAATGGCTGTTCGGCCCCGAGATCACGGCTCGCTATGGCGGCGGGCTGATGTGGATTGCCACGATCGCGATTATCTGCCAGGTGTTCTACAACATCGAGTGCGGACGTTATGCGTTGTATTGCGGCGAACCGGTGTTTACCGGTTTCATGCGCACCCGTCCGGGGCCCATGTTCTGGATGGGCGTCGTGTTTCTTTTGAACACGAGCTCGTTTATACCTGGCCTGTCGACACATGCGGCGGCGATGCTGGCTTCGCTCATTCTTGATCGGCCGCCGTCCGAGTTGGACTCGACGCTCGTGACCGGTTTGGCTTACGTGCTGTTGATCGTGGCCGTGCTGCCGGTGCTGATCGGCGGAAAGATCTATAACACGCTGCAATGGGTCATGACGACCAAGGTCGTCGTCGTACTGGGTTTTTGTCTGTTGATGGGAGTGTTGTGCGTCAGCTCTGCGAACTGGGGAAAGATCTTCAGTGGCTTCTTGAAGTTCGGCACCGTGCCGACGATCGGCGCCGATGGTGAAGAAACAACGGTCAATCTCTTCACGCACCGTTATCAGGAGGGAGTCTGGCCGCTGGTGGCGATGGGAAATATCGCGGTGCTGGGTGCCTTCGCCGGGTATGCCGGCGGGGGCGGACTGTCGAACGCCACTTACAGCAATTTCGTGCGCGACAAAGGGTGGGGCATGGGCTCGACCGTGGGCGCCATACCAAGCGCCGTCGGCGGGCACAGCATCTCGCTTAGCCATTTGGGCAAGGTCTTTGCCATCACGCCAAAAAACCTCGAACGGTGGCGCGGCTGGTGGCGCTATATCCTGACCGATCAGGCTCTGGTGTGGGGCCCAGGCTGCGTGATGGGGATGGCGCTGCCGGCGCTATTGTCTCTGCAATTCGCGCCGCATTCGGCATTGGCCGGGCAAAAGCTGGACTGGGCGCAATCGCTGATCACGGCCGACGGCATCCGCCACGCACCGCAATTCGCGGCGGCGTCGGCCAAGGCCCTGTGGATCGTCACGGTGCTGGTGGGCATGTTGGTCATGCTGCCGAGCCAGATGTCGGTCGTTGACGATATCAGCCGCCGCTGGACCGATATCTTCTGGTCGGGCAGCCGCCGCGTGCGCGAGAGCATGTCCGGCAACCAGGTCCGGCGGATCTATTACTCGATTCTGGGGCTGTACGTGCTGTGGTCGCTCGTCTGTGCTTATCTTTTTAGCACCTACGGCACGCCCAAGCTGATGACGATCGTGATCGCCAACTTGAATAACCTGGCGATTGGAGTAACGGCGCTGCATTTGTTGTGGATTAACACGCGCTTGCTGCCGCGCGAGCTTCGTCCTCGCTGGTTTCAGCGGTTGGGCGTGCTCGCCTGCGGCGTTTTTTATCTCGGCTTGGCGCTATTGGTCTTCGTGCAGAAGCAATTGCCCGAGCTGATAAGGCTGTTCGATTCGAGCCAGGGAGCGATCGTGCCATGA